The Ammoniphilus oxalaticus genome includes a region encoding these proteins:
- a CDS encoding catalase, whose protein sequence is MDQYKHKNTGPGKKMTSDSGFKVSNDRWSLRAGRRGPTLLQDFHFYRKQSRFNRERIPEKVVHARGFGLYGDFEAYKSMSHVTKARFLQEAGCKTPVFCRFSNFIGSKGSKDTAVDIRGFAVKFYTQEGNYDMLSLQFPVFILADAMKFMDVTHAVKPNPTTDVPQATVAHDRFWDYVASNQESAHMTMWLMSMRGRPRSWRMMAGWPINTFIFMNEQGEGTYVRFKWTPKLGVHSLLLDEANIIGGVDPDFHRRDIIEAVEKGAYPEYELGVQLISVKDECKYDFDVLDATKLWPEEEVPVEIIGKLTLNRLVDDFFAEEEQSSFDPATLVPGIDFSNDPVLQGRAFAYRDTDYHRLGSTGNINEIPVNKPISEVNTNHRDSYSKYRIDVDSITYHNNSLAGNTPAETPPEQGGYSHYPEEVEGQITRERPSESFFDYFTQARLFWNSLSGPEKQDLVDTFIFHLQSVKSKSIRQKNVDMWVNVDQEMACIIADNIGVDRPKGTHVPVTKKSAAISQLHTPSSAYTQKVAVLIGNGFNGKEVKRTLDSLHKNGVFIDIISEKLGTVTGDDGTKINIEETFMTKYPVLYDSIYVVGGSADNQQKFNQNIQEFIHVAYKYYKPIGVATTGQSYIQKSSSNNLAGVVFAANNQNFEQEFVKAIAHQRFWDRT, encoded by the coding sequence ATGGACCAGTATAAACATAAGAACACGGGTCCCGGAAAAAAGATGACAAGTGATTCTGGATTTAAGGTTTCTAATGACCGCTGGAGTTTAAGAGCGGGAAGGCGGGGACCGACATTACTCCAAGATTTCCACTTCTATAGGAAGCAATCTCGTTTTAACCGAGAAAGAATTCCCGAAAAGGTGGTTCACGCGAGAGGATTTGGACTGTATGGCGATTTCGAAGCTTACAAGTCGATGAGTCACGTCACCAAAGCGCGCTTCTTGCAAGAGGCTGGCTGTAAAACACCTGTATTTTGTCGGTTTTCTAACTTTATCGGAAGTAAAGGTTCGAAAGATACAGCGGTAGATATTCGCGGTTTTGCCGTTAAATTTTACACGCAAGAAGGAAATTATGACATGCTGTCACTTCAATTTCCCGTCTTCATTCTTGCTGATGCCATGAAATTCATGGATGTTACACATGCCGTTAAGCCAAATCCGACGACAGATGTTCCGCAAGCGACGGTCGCCCACGATCGCTTTTGGGATTATGTCGCAAGTAATCAGGAATCCGCTCATATGACGATGTGGCTGATGTCGATGCGCGGTCGTCCGAGAAGTTGGCGAATGATGGCAGGCTGGCCAATCAATACGTTTATATTCATGAATGAACAAGGTGAAGGAACCTATGTCAGATTTAAATGGACGCCTAAACTTGGTGTTCATTCCTTGTTGTTGGACGAAGCCAATATCATTGGGGGAGTTGATCCAGACTTCCATCGTCGCGATATCATCGAAGCGGTTGAAAAAGGGGCCTACCCAGAATATGAACTTGGCGTACAGTTAATTTCTGTAAAGGATGAATGTAAGTACGATTTTGACGTATTAGACGCTACGAAACTTTGGCCTGAAGAAGAAGTTCCTGTTGAAATTATCGGAAAATTAACGCTAAATCGACTTGTTGATGATTTCTTTGCGGAGGAAGAGCAGTCGTCGTTTGATCCGGCTACACTTGTTCCAGGTATTGATTTTTCGAATGATCCTGTTTTGCAGGGCAGAGCTTTTGCATACAGAGATACAGATTATCATCGGCTTGGCAGCACAGGTAATATAAATGAAATCCCCGTTAACAAACCAATCTCAGAGGTAAACACGAATCATCGGGATAGCTATTCAAAATATCGCATTGATGTCGATTCAATAACCTACCATAACAATTCATTAGCTGGAAATACTCCTGCAGAGACCCCACCAGAACAAGGCGGCTATAGCCACTATCCCGAAGAAGTGGAAGGACAGATTACGAGGGAGCGCCCTAGCGAATCATTTTTCGATTATTTTACGCAAGCCAGATTATTTTGGAACAGTTTGTCTGGACCTGAAAAGCAAGACCTTGTCGACACATTCATTTTTCATCTCCAATCCGTTAAAAGCAAATCGATCAGGCAAAAAAATGTCGATATGTGGGTGAATGTAGATCAAGAGATGGCCTGTATTATCGCTGATAATATCGGTGTAGATCGTCCAAAAGGGACTCATGTTCCCGTTACAAAAAAGTCCGCGGCGATTAGCCAGCTTCATACACCAAGTTCTGCCTATACGCAAAAAGTGGCTGTGTTAATAGGCAATGGATTTAATGGAAAAGAAGTAAAACGAACGCTTGATTCATTGCATAAAAATGGCGTTTTTATAGATATTATCAGTGAGAAACTTGGGACTGTCACGGGAGATGACGGGACAAAAATTAACATAGAAGAGACGTTTATGACAAAATATCCCGTCTTGTATGACTCCATTTATGTCGTTGGTGGAAGCGCGGATAACCAACAAAAATTCAATCAAAACATTCAAGAGTTTATTCATGTTGCCTATAAGTACTACAAACCGATTGGAGTTGCAACGACGGGACAGTCGTACATTCAAAAATCTAGCAGTAATAACTTGGCGGGGGTCGTTTTTGCGGCAAATAACCAGAATTTTGAGCAAGAATTTGTTAAAGCGATTGCCCATCAGCGTTTTTGGGATCGGACATAA
- a CDS encoding cold-inducible protein YdjO-related protein, with protein sequence MTEQLDTTVEKQPVIIKPPQEGELLPTETWECVSDLCNGWMRKEYSFDSSPACPLCQSHMSSGTRMIPELSRIFRKSGIRFGRGNPH encoded by the coding sequence ATGACTGAGCAGCTGGACACGACTGTTGAAAAACAGCCTGTAATCATCAAACCGCCGCAAGAAGGTGAGCTACTCCCAACTGAAACATGGGAATGTGTATCTGATTTGTGTAACGGATGGATGAGAAAAGAGTATTCTTTCGACTCTTCGCCAGCATGTCCTTTGTGTCAATCTCACATGAGTAGCGGTACCCGAATGATTCCCGAATTAAGCAGAATATTTCGCAAAAGCGGGATCCGATTCGGCCGTGGAAATCCGCATTAA
- a CDS encoding GerAB/ArcD/ProY family transporter — protein sequence MKSFDYGDKMIGSKEMAVAVASMILGGGIITLPRVLAGKTFGADGWLSILIAGIFVCLFTHIAVKLAIRFPHQSFFQYTSSIVSKPIAYALVFVFGVYAMSIVAFEIRLMGNIAKLYLFSRTPTEVLTLSFLLVIAYAVAGTRAAIFRLNLMFFPIVMIVAAVVVVMNLGAFDFKNLFPIFTTDWKGLYSGVKETAYKMLGFEIVLFYIMYMTRPQQAYKASRIGVGLVVMLYILIYITCIGVFANEVTQTIVYPAVELARQVEVPGEFFERFESIFFTVWIMTIFNTSAMAYDIALISVRSMFKQGGKLVYLSFMSPIIYLMAMYPPTHVDVIRYGRYISYTGLTLGAALPALLLLIAVLRGVKGDG from the coding sequence ATGAAGTCTTTTGACTATGGAGATAAGATGATTGGCTCCAAAGAAATGGCTGTTGCTGTCGCATCGATGATTCTTGGAGGCGGAATCATTACTTTGCCGCGTGTATTAGCGGGCAAAACGTTCGGAGCTGATGGCTGGCTATCCATTTTAATTGCGGGAATCTTTGTCTGCTTATTCACGCATATCGCTGTGAAGCTTGCCATTCGGTTTCCTCATCAGAGCTTTTTTCAGTATACGTCGTCGATTGTGTCGAAGCCGATTGCTTATGCGCTCGTATTCGTGTTTGGTGTATACGCAATGAGCATTGTCGCATTTGAAATCAGATTAATGGGCAATATCGCCAAACTGTATTTGTTTAGTAGGACACCGACTGAGGTGCTCACGCTCAGCTTCTTATTGGTCATTGCTTATGCTGTTGCGGGGACAAGAGCGGCGATTTTCCGCTTAAATTTAATGTTTTTTCCGATCGTCATGATCGTGGCCGCTGTCGTTGTGGTGATGAATTTGGGGGCCTTTGATTTTAAAAATTTATTTCCTATTTTTACAACAGATTGGAAAGGATTATACTCAGGAGTAAAAGAGACGGCTTATAAAATGTTAGGATTTGAAATCGTGCTTTTTTACATCATGTACATGACTCGACCCCAGCAAGCGTATAAAGCAAGCAGGATTGGCGTCGGGCTCGTGGTTATGCTATACATCCTGATTTACATAACATGTATAGGTGTATTTGCCAACGAGGTGACGCAAACGATTGTTTATCCCGCGGTTGAGTTGGCTCGACAAGTGGAAGTGCCTGGTGAGTTTTTCGAACGATTTGAATCTATCTTTTTTACGGTTTGGATTATGACGATCTTTAATACGAGCGCGATGGCTTACGACATTGCGTTAATCTCTGTTCGTTCTATGTTCAAACAAGGAGGAAAGCTTGTTTATTTGTCTTTTATGTCCCCTATTATTTACTTGATGGCAATGTATCCACCTACACATGTCGATGTGATTCGGTATGGACGATATATCAGTTATACGGGGTTAACGCTTGGGGCGGCCTTGCCTGCTTTATTATTGCTAATTGCCGTATTGAGAGGGGTGAAAGGCGATGGGTAA
- a CDS encoding PepSY domain-containing protein produces the protein MKKKWTTIFALTALCLSTMAFTPPEIGHAAVDQQLTAQKTISKEEAKEIAQKQVKGRVLYVDLDRDDGVLKYEVIILTDKDQVYEVEINANTGQVIKVEQEND, from the coding sequence ATGAAAAAGAAATGGACTACCATTTTTGCATTAACCGCTTTATGCTTATCAACTATGGCTTTCACACCCCCTGAGATTGGCCATGCCGCCGTAGATCAACAACTTACCGCACAAAAAACAATTAGCAAGGAAGAAGCAAAAGAAATTGCGCAGAAACAAGTAAAAGGACGCGTACTTTACGTGGATTTGGATCGAGACGATGGGGTTCTGAAATACGAGGTCATCATTTTAACAGATAAAGATCAAGTGTACGAAGTAGAAATTAACGCCAATACAGGCCAAGTAATCAAGGTCGAGCAAGAAAACGACTAA
- a CDS encoding DUF423 domain-containing protein has translation MNKIFVLIGSLNMLISVALGAFGAHGLKEKLSADLLEIYQTGVQYHMIHAVGILLIAIFSEKFQGTSLVAWSGWLLFIGIIIFSGSLYALSMTGIRMLGAITPFGGVAFIIGWLLLAIAALKA, from the coding sequence ATGAATAAAATTTTTGTCTTAATCGGTAGTTTGAATATGCTTATTTCAGTGGCGTTGGGGGCATTCGGAGCGCATGGTTTGAAGGAAAAACTTTCAGCTGATTTGTTGGAAATTTATCAAACAGGTGTTCAGTATCATATGATCCACGCTGTTGGCATTTTGCTCATTGCGATTTTTTCAGAAAAATTCCAGGGAACCTCACTTGTTGCATGGTCGGGTTGGTTATTGTTTATTGGTATCATTATTTTTTCAGGAAGTTTGTATGCTTTAAGTATGACTGGAATCCGAATGTTAGGCGCAATCACCCCGTTTGGAGGGGTCGCCTTTATTATCGGTTGGTTACTGTTAGCGATCGCTGCTCTGAAAGCATAA
- a CDS encoding DUF2179 domain-containing protein: MDGIGIILTIIVINIIYVSLFTIRLIFVMKGQRVLASVISTVEVFIYLMGLNIALANIDKPINLLAYCLGWGSGVYLGSKIEEWLALGYTTFQIVVDSTEGSLAETLRQEGFGVTSWFAEGRQGGRLVMLVLVKRSNEKKLLKTLEELAPRAFTISYDPRYFRGGFWAKRLR, translated from the coding sequence ATGGATGGTATTGGAATCATACTTACCATAATTGTAATCAACATTATCTATGTTTCCCTGTTTACCATTAGGCTCATTTTCGTTATGAAGGGCCAACGCGTACTCGCCTCTGTTATAAGCACGGTTGAAGTATTCATTTATTTAATGGGGTTAAATATTGCGTTAGCTAATATCGATAAACCAATAAATTTACTCGCCTACTGTTTAGGATGGGGTTCAGGCGTTTATTTAGGAAGTAAAATTGAAGAGTGGTTAGCATTGGGCTACACAACATTCCAAATTGTCGTCGATTCCACCGAAGGCAGCTTAGCGGAAACGTTGCGCCAAGAAGGATTTGGCGTCACCAGCTGGTTTGCGGAAGGGCGTCAAGGCGGACGCTTGGTCATGCTTGTCTTAGTAAAACGCAGCAATGAAAAGAAGCTTTTGAAGACGCTAGAAGAACTCGCGCCAAGAGCCTTTACGATCTCTTATGACCCGCGGTATTTTCGCGGCGGATTTTGGGCTAAGCGATTACGCTAA
- a CDS encoding YciI family protein, giving the protein MRYFAAILYMLDESINQKYRPQHLAYLENLEKGGKIHIRGPLAGGAGGLVIYKADSFEEAKEVAENDPYIIHGVRRLELHEWLID; this is encoded by the coding sequence ATGCGATATTTTGCCGCAATTTTATACATGTTGGATGAAAGCATTAACCAAAAATACCGACCACAACACCTTGCTTATCTAGAAAATTTGGAAAAGGGAGGAAAAATCCATATAAGAGGTCCACTTGCTGGGGGGGCTGGCGGGCTGGTCATTTATAAAGCGGATTCTTTTGAGGAAGCGAAGGAAGTCGCTGAGAATGATCCATACATTATTCATGGCGTGCGACGTTTGGAATTACACGAATGGTTGATTGATTAA
- a CDS encoding FMN-binding glutamate synthase family protein: MEKTWILFIVGSFSGALLALLLICALIILFFKPFVKLVVGLFTKRIMNKRYPENIWEMVTALTRTSPITVVENSIRAADGQLLERPFGSPRKFLNFDGLVFSPAQIAVMPAHEDTEVDMKVTIGPKAKKPLTIEIPLLLGGWGYGIGVSEQIKLAAAKGTAAVGTATNTGEGGFLPEDRELSKYMIMQYGSGHWNKDPNILRQADAIEIHFGQGASAATASRIPPEFLQGKAREILNVKPGETLVIPSKHRQVQKPRDLKPLVEKLKKITDGVPIGIKISPSGKLEDDLEIAIQAKIDFISIDGGQAGTKGAPPILEDDFGIPTIFALCRAVRYLEQRGVKNKISLLIGGGFSNPGQCLKAISLGADAVFMGTIPLWAMTHDQVTKAAPWEPPTELAFYPGSLTKELDIDKSAKCLENFFNSYVEEMKVAIRSLGKDSIHAVQTGDLIALDEVTSKVTGIPLVYQTPPPPPSNEYKTEPKKNMDWRSVFPFRK, translated from the coding sequence ATGGAAAAAACATGGATCTTATTTATCGTTGGTTCATTTTCTGGCGCTCTCCTAGCCCTACTCCTTATTTGCGCGCTCATCATTTTATTTTTTAAACCCTTTGTAAAATTAGTGGTTGGGTTGTTTACGAAACGAATTATGAACAAAAGATATCCCGAAAACATTTGGGAGATGGTCACCGCTTTAACCCGAACAAGCCCAATTACGGTGGTTGAAAATAGCATTCGCGCCGCAGACGGTCAATTATTAGAAAGGCCGTTTGGTAGTCCGCGCAAGTTTTTAAATTTTGATGGATTAGTTTTTTCACCCGCTCAAATTGCCGTGATGCCGGCCCATGAAGACACAGAAGTCGATATGAAAGTTACGATCGGGCCCAAAGCTAAAAAACCTCTAACGATTGAGATCCCCTTATTACTCGGAGGCTGGGGCTACGGGATTGGGGTGAGCGAGCAGATCAAACTCGCCGCAGCAAAGGGAACCGCAGCTGTCGGAACGGCGACAAACACGGGCGAAGGCGGGTTTTTACCCGAGGATCGCGAGCTGTCGAAATACATGATCATGCAATATGGTTCAGGTCACTGGAACAAAGATCCCAATATTTTACGTCAAGCAGATGCGATTGAAATCCATTTTGGACAAGGGGCTTCCGCAGCTACGGCAAGTCGAATTCCCCCTGAATTTTTACAAGGAAAAGCCCGTGAGATACTTAATGTGAAACCAGGGGAGACACTCGTGATCCCTTCAAAACATAGACAGGTTCAAAAACCTAGGGATTTAAAACCTTTAGTCGAAAAACTAAAAAAAATAACCGATGGTGTACCCATCGGGATCAAGATTTCGCCTAGCGGCAAATTAGAGGATGATCTCGAAATTGCAATTCAAGCAAAAATCGACTTTATAAGTATTGATGGGGGTCAAGCAGGAACAAAGGGCGCGCCGCCGATCCTAGAGGATGACTTCGGGATACCAACAATTTTTGCGCTCTGTCGGGCGGTTCGTTATTTGGAGCAACGTGGCGTTAAAAATAAAATCAGTTTGTTGATTGGCGGCGGTTTTAGCAATCCAGGCCAATGCTTAAAAGCCATTTCTCTCGGCGCGGATGCCGTATTTATGGGGACAATTCCACTGTGGGCAATGACTCATGATCAGGTAACTAAAGCAGCGCCATGGGAACCTCCTACCGAGCTCGCTTTTTATCCCGGCTCTTTAACAAAAGAATTAGACATTGATAAATCTGCAAAATGTCTTGAAAACTTCTTTAACTCCTACGTGGAAGAAATGAAGGTAGCCATCCGCTCTCTTGGCAAAGACAGTATACATGCAGTACAAACAGGGGATCTGATCGCATTAGATGAAGTAACTAGTAAAGTTACGGGGATTCCACTCGTCTATCAAACTCCCCCTCCCCCTCCCTCTAACGAATATAAAACAGAGCCGAAGAAGAACATGGATTGGCGAAGTGTCTTCCCATTTAGGAAATAA
- a CDS encoding exo-beta-N-acetylmuramidase NamZ domain-containing protein, with translation MKKQTYWIALALILLLVGQTVAYALSSSKLQLGDDLLIPKYHHLIDGKRVGVITNQTGVNSQGVHIIDELKRYPEAALTAIFVPEHGLDGKAKAGEYVQSYTHPELGIPVFSLYGKTRKPSKEMLDTVDVLVYDIQDIGARTYTYISTLNYCMIAAQQHGKKVIVLDRPNPLGAEIVDGPVLEEGYQTFVGVDLLPMAHGMTVGELAQFFNRNIHADLTIVPMEGYERGMLFEETGLRWIASSPNIPDLTSLKGYMATGLGEGTGIVQRDQFKWIGGKGIDSVQYAQKMNGLLLPGIEFIAETHGSYGGVRLQITNRKLFNPAKTGIYALAVANQLGSFEIPQSGNQLVMFDKIMGTRLIGDSLRLKLAPQEIEQKYAESLNQFKKQREEYLIYGNGKQASPVLQPQLKKISMQGGLVYNGKYFAPLRPVIEALGYTVGWEETTKTVMVKAEGREIPLQPGSDPTQDDAFIKDGITYIPTDMIMTIVPDTSVQLKEDQVIITRPLLELSIHVVPYVPPVVKPVGKIAYLTFDDGPSPLTSQVLDILMENDVKATFFLVGNQITGHEAVVKRMYDEGHSIGGHSYSHDYGHIYRNSTVFFEDLDKGYDAIARVIGVRPTIFRFPGGSNNLVSKRAQDRNLYRSDQWIMKDLVKQAKQRGEDYFDWNVSNGDASGSSYTVRSAVNKVIEGASGKQEIVILSHDSAPKVNTVKALPEIIEYLRQEDYSFHTLDQQVEGFKFLQ, from the coding sequence ATGAAAAAACAAACATATTGGATAGCGTTGGCCTTAATCCTGTTGTTGGTCGGGCAAACTGTCGCTTATGCCTTGTCAAGTTCAAAGCTTCAACTTGGCGATGATTTACTCATTCCAAAATACCATCATTTAATAGATGGGAAAAGAGTGGGTGTGATTACGAATCAAACGGGCGTGAACAGTCAAGGCGTACATATTATTGATGAGTTAAAACGGTATCCCGAAGCCGCGTTAACCGCCATTTTTGTTCCCGAACATGGGCTGGATGGCAAAGCGAAAGCGGGGGAATATGTGCAATCGTATACGCATCCAGAGTTAGGGATTCCTGTTTTTAGTCTTTATGGGAAGACAAGAAAGCCTTCTAAAGAGATGCTGGATACAGTTGATGTGTTAGTTTACGATATTCAAGATATCGGGGCTAGAACGTATACTTATATTTCGACATTGAATTATTGCATGATTGCAGCCCAGCAACATGGTAAAAAGGTGATTGTTCTAGATCGTCCAAATCCTTTGGGAGCGGAGATTGTCGATGGACCTGTGCTGGAGGAAGGTTACCAAACGTTTGTTGGTGTCGATTTGTTACCGATGGCTCATGGGATGACAGTCGGGGAACTTGCTCAATTTTTTAACCGAAATATACATGCTGATTTAACGATCGTGCCGATGGAAGGGTACGAGCGGGGTATGTTGTTTGAAGAGACGGGCTTGCGCTGGATTGCGAGCTCGCCAAATATTCCAGATTTGACTTCATTAAAAGGTTACATGGCTACAGGACTTGGGGAAGGAACGGGAATTGTTCAGCGGGATCAATTTAAGTGGATCGGCGGTAAGGGGATTGATTCTGTTCAGTATGCGCAAAAGATGAATGGCTTGCTATTGCCTGGAATTGAATTTATCGCTGAGACCCACGGGTCCTACGGCGGAGTTCGCCTTCAGATTACCAATCGTAAATTGTTTAATCCCGCTAAGACAGGGATTTATGCTTTAGCTGTCGCTAATCAGCTGGGCTCATTCGAAATTCCGCAAAGCGGCAACCAACTGGTTATGTTTGACAAGATTATGGGAACTCGTTTAATTGGAGATTCTTTGCGTTTGAAATTAGCGCCGCAAGAAATTGAGCAAAAATATGCGGAAAGCTTAAACCAATTTAAAAAACAACGGGAAGAGTATCTCATCTATGGCAACGGAAAGCAAGCGTCTCCCGTTCTTCAACCACAACTTAAAAAAATAAGCATGCAAGGCGGTCTGGTCTATAACGGGAAGTATTTTGCGCCGCTGCGTCCTGTTATTGAAGCGTTAGGTTATACCGTAGGGTGGGAAGAAACGACGAAAACAGTCATGGTCAAGGCTGAGGGACGGGAAATCCCATTACAACCGGGCAGTGACCCGACTCAGGACGATGCGTTTATAAAAGATGGTATTACCTATATTCCAACAGATATGATTATGACAATTGTTCCGGATACAAGTGTTCAGCTTAAGGAAGATCAAGTAATTATAACAAGACCGTTGCTCGAATTGTCCATCCATGTTGTTCCTTATGTCCCTCCTGTTGTGAAACCCGTTGGAAAAATAGCTTATTTAACGTTTGATGATGGCCCGTCTCCGTTAACGAGTCAAGTTTTAGATATATTGATGGAAAATGATGTTAAAGCGACTTTTTTCTTAGTGGGTAATCAAATTACGGGGCATGAAGCCGTTGTAAAACGGATGTATGACGAAGGCCACAGTATAGGAGGCCATTCATACTCTCATGACTATGGTCATATTTACCGGAACTCAACTGTTTTTTTCGAGGATCTAGATAAAGGATACGATGCCATTGCTCGTGTGATTGGGGTTCGCCCGACCATTTTTCGATTTCCAGGCGGTAGTAACAACCTTGTTAGTAAAAGGGCTCAAGATCGCAACTTATATCGCTCTGATCAGTGGATTATGAAAGATTTAGTGAAGCAAGCGAAGCAAAGAGGAGAAGATTATTTCGATTGGAATGTATCAAACGGGGATGCGTCGGGATCGTCTTACACGGTTCGCAGCGCTGTAAATAAAGTCATAGAAGGGGCGTCGGGAAAGCAAGAAATTGTGATCTTAAGCCATGATTCCGCGCCAAAAGTAAACACAGTCAAAGCGTTGCCAGAGATCATTGAATATTTGCGGCAAGAAGATTATTCGTTTCACACATTGGACCAGCAAGTTGAAGGTTTTAAATTTTTACAGTAA
- a CDS encoding spore germination protein translates to MFRFIQRRLKTDSSDDVETKKSNEFPIELFTSVQMNVENIKNLLQSPSDLVVREFTLGNTTHPCAVICIDGLVDMNLVNDKIIKNIQIGISTANKPISFFGDEVLTELERGVLSTSELSRTDSLDEAVLGILSGDTCVFVEGIDEVLIIGSKGWESRGVEEPVTEALVRGPRDGFIENLRTNTAHIRRRVRDPNLRIENHKVGRRSKKDLVVIYVDGIVHPELVKEVNRRLKTIDLDDVQETGYIEEWIEDSFLSPFPQLQSTERPDKVAANVLQGRVAILLDGTPFALLAPTTLISLLQSPEDYYERWQIGTLLRLLRFFAAFITLFLPALYIALVSYHPGMIPSKLAFSIASTREGVPFPAVVEALIMEATIELLREAGVRLPKPIGQTIGIVGGLVIGDAAVSAGIVSPVMVIVVAVTAIASFALPHYSVSISLRMLRFVVMIGAAIFGLYGIILVYIGINIHLANLKSFGVPYTTPFAPMFSRDWKDVLVRAPLTMMRTRPAFLKTKDEDRMNRGRRS, encoded by the coding sequence ATGTTTCGGTTCATACAAAGAAGATTAAAGACGGATTCAAGCGATGATGTTGAAACGAAGAAATCTAACGAGTTTCCAATTGAATTGTTTACCTCGGTTCAAATGAATGTGGAAAATATTAAAAATCTGCTTCAATCTCCAAGCGATCTTGTCGTTCGCGAATTTACCTTGGGGAATACAACACATCCATGCGCGGTTATCTGTATCGATGGTTTAGTCGACATGAATTTAGTTAACGATAAAATAATAAAAAATATTCAAATAGGGATATCGACCGCTAATAAACCAATTTCCTTCTTTGGGGATGAAGTTCTAACTGAGTTGGAACGAGGCGTCTTGTCGACGAGCGAATTAAGTAGGACAGATTCGCTAGATGAAGCGGTTTTGGGTATTTTATCTGGAGATACATGTGTTTTTGTGGAGGGGATAGATGAGGTTTTAATTATTGGCTCTAAAGGGTGGGAGAGTCGAGGTGTAGAAGAACCGGTTACCGAGGCGCTTGTGCGCGGACCGCGCGATGGATTTATAGAAAATCTGCGGACCAATACAGCCCATATTCGTCGTCGTGTGCGCGACCCTAACCTTCGCATCGAAAATCATAAGGTTGGTCGACGGTCTAAGAAAGATCTGGTTGTTATTTATGTCGATGGAATTGTACATCCAGAACTGGTAAAAGAAGTAAATCGTAGACTAAAGACAATTGATCTTGATGATGTCCAAGAAACAGGCTACATCGAAGAGTGGATCGAGGATAGTTTTTTATCGCCGTTTCCGCAACTACAATCGACTGAGCGACCTGACAAAGTTGCGGCCAATGTTTTGCAAGGAAGGGTAGCAATCTTGCTTGATGGAACTCCGTTTGCTTTATTGGCTCCAACGACACTGATTTCTTTATTACAATCGCCAGAAGATTATTATGAGCGCTGGCAAATTGGGACGTTGTTGCGTCTTTTGAGATTCTTTGCCGCTTTTATTACTCTTTTTTTGCCGGCTCTATATATTGCTCTTGTTTCTTATCATCCAGGAATGATTCCTTCTAAATTAGCATTCTCGATTGCTTCCACCCGAGAGGGAGTGCCTTTCCCAGCAGTGGTAGAGGCTTTAATTATGGAAGCGACCATCGAATTATTACGGGAAGCAGGGGTGAGATTACCAAAACCCATTGGACAGACGATTGGGATTGTTGGCGGTTTAGTAATCGGTGATGCGGCAGTATCTGCAGGCATAGTAAGCCCTGTCATGGTCATCGTCGTAGCGGTGACGGCCATTGCCTCCTTTGCTCTACCGCATTATAGCGTCTCGATTTCGTTGCGAATGTTACGTTTTGTTGTGATGATTGGCGCTGCAATATTTGGTCTTTACGGAATCATTCTCGTTTATATAGGGATCAATATTCATCTTGCAAATTTAAAAAGTTTTGGGGTGCCCTATACGACCCCATTCGCTCCGATGTTCTCAAGGGATTGGAAAGATGTCTTGGTGCGCGCTCCGTTGACCATGATGAGAACGCGACCCGCATTTCTAAAAACAAAGGATGAGGACCGAATGAATCGAGGGAGGAGATCATGA